From the genome of candidate division KSB1 bacterium:
ACTGCGGGAACGGTGCGATCGTGGCGAAAGCGGCCTGCCCGTGCTGGTCTGACCTCATGGTGCCGTGAAGCCTGAATCGCGGGTCTTTCCGGCGGCGGCCCTCCCGGGGGTGGCACTCGCTTTCGTATTCAGTCTCTGCCTGAAACCACGAGATTTCAAAAAAATGTTCCTGCAACCGCATGGCCCTTGTCTCAACGTCATGCGGAGACTTCACGGTCTCCGGCTGCGAAAAACTTTGGCTCATCCGGGGCGGGAACGGCTTCGGATCGATATTCCTCACCCGCAGTGCCGGTGAGCGAAGGGAGGGCAATCGGCTGCTGGTGGCAGGGAAATAGTCTTCAAACGATGGAACTCCTGGCTCTCTTGCTCACGGTCATGCTGGTCTTGCTCGGCCTCGTGCTGGTGGTGACGTTGTACAATGCTTTCACCGCGCCGCTGCTCGAACGGCCGCCGGTTTTGGATGATACGCCCTTCGTTTCCGTGCTGGTGCCGGCGCGAAACGAAGCCGCCAACATCATGGCCTGTCTCTCCGGTTTGCAGCAACAACGCTATGCACGATTCGAGATCATCGTGCTTGATGATCATTCCAGTGACGCGACCTCCGCGCTGGCCGGCACCCTTGCCGCACACGACCGGCGGATTCGAGTGCTCGCCGGTGAACCGCTGCCGGCGGGCTGGACGGGCAAGAACTGGGCCTGTCATCAGCTCGGCAAACATGCGCGCGGCGAGATTCTCATCTTCACAGATGCGGATTGCCGTCATCGCGCAGGGGTTATCGCCGCGACCGTCGCATGGATGCGGAAGTATCATCTGGGCGTGTTGACCACCTTCCCGCAGCAAATCACTGTGACCCTGCCGGAAAAACTGGTGGTGCCGGTGATCTACATGCTGGTCTACAGTTACCTGCCGTTGTGGCTGACTTACTATTCCACATCGCCCGCACTGGCGGCTGCCAACGGCCAGTGGCTGGCTTTCACGCGCGAGGCTTACGACCGTCTCGGCGGCCATGCGGCCCTGGCCGCGGAAGTGGTGGAAGACGTGGCGTTGAGCCGGCGCGCCAAGCAGCACGGTGAGAAGATGCTGGTGCTCGCGGGCAACCACGCGGTGCAGTGCCGCATGTATCAATCCTGGCGCGGCGTGTGGGAGGGATTTTCCAAGAATGCCTTTGGTCTGGCCGGCCATCAAACCACTCCGTTCTTCCTGCTGTTGCTGCTGTTGTTCGGAGTGCACGTGTTGCCGTTCGTTCTGATTTGGCTGCCGCCGTTGGCGAAACTCGCGGCCTTGGGCATTGCGATGAATCTCGCGTTGCGGCTGGTGCTGGCGGTGAAATACCAACAGCCGGTGCTGAGCAGCATCTTTTTGCATCCGTTTGCCGTGGTCTTCACGCTTCTCATCGGCCTGAATTCCTACCGCTGGTTCCGCAGCGGCAAAATCGTCTGGAAGGACCGCCGCGTGCCCTCCCAACGGCGCGCCGCCCCCTCCGCGAGCCGGGCTGCCACATGAAGATCAATCCGCACACGCTGCGTGTTGGTTTGGTTTATTTCCTGCTGCTGACGGGCGCAGCCTGGCATGCCCTCGGGGTGTTGCAACGTGCGATGCGGCTACTGGCCGCGCCCATGATGTTCGCACTTGCCCTCTTGCTTTTGGGCGAATATCTGTGTAAGCTTCGCCGCCTGCAGACCACAACCGACCGCAACCTCGTGCAGCGCTTCGCAGGCTGGGGCAGCGCGGTCATTCTTGCAGGCTTTCTTGTGGAGCTGGTGGGGGTGCACACCGGCAGGCTGTTTGGACACTATCACTATCAGGGCGTGCTGCAACCGGAGTTCGCCGGCGTTCCGCTGGTCATCGGTTTTGCCTGGCTGACCATGTTGCTCTCCTCCGCCGCGCTGGCGCAGCGTTTTCTGAAGG
Proteins encoded in this window:
- a CDS encoding glycosyltransferase, whose amino-acid sequence is MELLALLLTVMLVLLGLVLVVTLYNAFTAPLLERPPVLDDTPFVSVLVPARNEAANIMACLSGLQQQRYARFEIIVLDDHSSDATSALAGTLAAHDRRIRVLAGEPLPAGWTGKNWACHQLGKHARGEILIFTDADCRHRAGVIAATVAWMRKYHLGVLTTFPQQITVTLPEKLVVPVIYMLVYSYLPLWLTYYSTSPALAAANGQWLAFTREAYDRLGGHAALAAEVVEDVALSRRAKQHGEKMLVLAGNHAVQCRMYQSWRGVWEGFSKNAFGLAGHQTTPFFLLLLLLFGVHVLPFVLIWLPPLAKLAALGIAMNLALRLVLAVKYQQPVLSSIFLHPFAVVFTLLIGLNSYRWFRSGKIVWKDRRVPSQRRAAPSASRAAT
- a CDS encoding carotenoid biosynthesis protein, with the translated sequence MKINPHTLRVGLVYFLLLTGAAWHALGVLQRAMRLLAAPMMFALALLLLGEYLCKLRRLQTTTDRNLVQRFAGWGSAVILAGFLVELVGVHTGRLFGHYHYQGVLQPEFAGVPLVIGFAWLTMLLSSAALAQRFLKAGASPGRSAAGIAAFMVLFDLFMEPAAMALGYWHWQEGVVPLQNYAAWFGIGCLLAHVGLRLGVLQTEFSSLPRHAYLAQLLYFTIVNLSH